In Deinococcus psychrotolerans, a genomic segment contains:
- a CDS encoding LCP family protein — protein MKSQPAQRQGTQRQETRRRWLRPLQLSLLTLAALCGGGYYALSASNGQGGGSNVVLSGSLPNFTLLLAGRDVIYCYYHQPCKDQNQRKGVIQTANTDTLMLVKVQGKRVSVLSIPRDTNVGDFDPKKSAAEQKVNGKYWDGGPQALVSAVETITGERVDNYLIVRTEEAARVIDALGGLDVNVPAGGIEWIDKAAGVNLKLAAGPHHLEGQEAVWYLRVRKGFGDDYGRIDHQKQALSQLASKLTTPGGLSAVPTILSVMNGVETNLDPTLLTTVQPVLSQFKLSFATLPTDTIRRSFNLAVNREELAKVWGNSLKAEPSSAVTILLEDASGASLGPPMVDALHAAGYPNVRLSTLPKIGERSQVFTQSDVETAQNIADQLNLPRLQGERFPVAAGQIGVLLGGDAPQLFAALNHFTPAASSPAP, from the coding sequence ATGAAGAGTCAACCGGCCCAGCGGCAAGGAACCCAACGCCAAGAAACGCGGCGGCGCTGGCTCCGGCCGCTGCAACTCTCCCTGCTGACGCTCGCGGCGCTGTGCGGCGGCGGCTACTACGCGCTGAGTGCCAGTAACGGCCAGGGCGGCGGCAGCAATGTGGTGCTGAGTGGCAGCTTGCCGAACTTCACCTTGCTGCTGGCGGGCCGCGACGTCATTTACTGCTACTACCACCAGCCCTGCAAAGATCAAAACCAGCGCAAGGGCGTCATTCAAACCGCCAACACCGACACCTTGATGTTGGTCAAGGTGCAGGGCAAGCGGGTCAGTGTGCTCTCGATTCCGCGCGATACCAATGTGGGCGACTTCGATCCCAAGAAATCTGCCGCCGAGCAAAAAGTCAATGGCAAATACTGGGACGGCGGGCCGCAGGCACTGGTCAGCGCGGTGGAAACCATCACGGGCGAGCGGGTGGACAATTACCTGATCGTGCGAACCGAGGAAGCGGCGCGGGTGATTGACGCGCTGGGTGGCCTCGACGTCAACGTTCCGGCGGGCGGCATCGAGTGGATCGACAAAGCGGCAGGCGTCAACCTCAAGCTGGCGGCGGGGCCGCACCACTTGGAAGGCCAAGAAGCGGTGTGGTACTTGCGCGTCCGCAAAGGTTTTGGCGACGATTACGGCCGAATCGACCACCAAAAGCAGGCGCTGAGCCAACTCGCCAGCAAGCTGACTACCCCGGGCGGCCTGAGCGCTGTTCCCACCATCCTCAGCGTGATGAACGGCGTGGAAACCAACCTCGATCCCACCCTCCTCACCACCGTTCAGCCGGTGCTCTCGCAGTTCAAGCTCAGCTTTGCCACCCTCCCCACAGACACCATCCGCCGCAGCTTTAACTTGGCGGTCAACCGTGAGGAACTGGCCAAAGTCTGGGGCAACTCACTCAAGGCCGAGCCAAGTAGCGCCGTGACCATCTTGCTCGAAGACGCCAGCGGCGCGAGCCTCGGCCCGCCGATGGTGGATGCCCTTCACGCGGCAGGCTACCCCAATGTGCGGCTAAGCACTTTACCCAAAATAGGCGAGCGCAGCCAGGTCTTTACCCAGTCTGACGTGGAAACCGCTCAAAATATCGCCGACCAACTCAACTTGCCCAGATTGCAGGGCGAACGCTTTCCGGTTGCGGCGGGCCAGATCGGCGTGCTGCTCGGCGGCGACGCGCCGCAACTCTTCGCCGCCCTCAACCACTTTACCCCTGCGGCCAGTTCACCCGCTCCCTAA